One part of the Lotus japonicus ecotype B-129 chromosome 2, LjGifu_v1.2 genome encodes these proteins:
- the LOC130740400 gene encoding uncharacterized protein LOC130740400: MAHIHCSSHTHTSIHNHPTIIQLSSSPNPEEELLCREWRRSRICGRKEEGEWNKIE, translated from the exons ATGGCTCACATTCATTGCTCCTCCCACACACACACTTCAATTCATAATCACCCCACAATCATTCAACTTTCTTCCTCACCAA ACCCAGAAGAAGAATTGCTGTGCCGTGAATGGAGAAGGAGTAGGATCTGTGGAAGGAAGGAGGAAGGAGAATGGAATAAGATCGAATGA